The sequence tttataaacaAGAGTTGTTCAGCAGAACTCCTTGTGCAAGGaggaataaaacaaaataaaaccaaccaGAACATACTACTAGGAGGGTTTGAACTGCCGACAGTCCCTTAGAGCCTGGGCGGAGCATCGGAGAAGGGCTTCGCTGTGGGAATGGTTCTAAGCAGCACACAACTCGCGTCTTTCATTGTTCACCTTCCGCTAgttcttttattttcttcttccaaaaaaataaaataataatcaaccaaccacacaaacacacgcaagcgACTCCACACCATCAGGCACTGTTATTTTCAGGTTGGGTAATGCAGGGGCCAATGAAAGCTGCATGTAGACAGCTGAACCACAGTTACAATGGAGCTgcttagggagagagaggtctaCACCGAGTCACCCAATACAACTCATCCCAGCGGAAAAATATGATATCTGAACACAATAATCCATTAAACCATTActttgagagggggggggggggggggggaagaaaggaAAAATGGACACCAGTGTGTTaagcttttttttgtatgtgtgtaaaatgtAATGGCTTAAAAACGTCCTCCCGTTTCCAAACAGGTCATACATGTGCAACCAAGGCAATGGTTCGACAATCTACCGCCCAGAGCAAATGTTGCGTTTAGGTCTGCGGACAGGTTAACATGAAGGAAAAGGCTAGCTAGACAACGTAGCCGCCTAGGCGTTGATTAGTTTTGGATGTCAAAAGCTTTTGATAGGCATGGCTTTCCATGGCTTCAATCTACAAAACATATGTACAACATAGATAACATCTACAAGAAATCTACATTTTTTTGCaccccccattccccccccacaccagggtcattttttttttttacgttttattttttttgcttttttcttttcttttgtacAAAACCAAAGTCTTGTAAACCCACCCTATCCTGCTTTCTTTCCCCCACACCAACGCTTCACCttttcttctttccttctcCAAGGCCTGCCGGGCCAAACGAAGATCCTGTGTGTCAAGACTGGGGAGGTGGGGATAGGGctaggggggacgggggagtgtgtgtgtatgtgtgtgtgtgtgtgtgtctgaggggggggggggggggggggggtgtcaacAAGAACTCAGCAATTGTTCtccgttctctccctctctttgtctacCTCCCAACTATGTGCAACATGGGTCTCCCCACCCGCCCTATTCCTCTTCTTCCCCATCTCACGGCAACCAAAACGACCCACCGCCTCAAGAGTTCTCAGACCATGAAGGAATTCTGGTTCTTCAACTTTTCAAGTTCTTTGATTTGTTGTCTCAAAAACAGTATCCtgcagagagaccgagaggagAGATGAGTCACCACGTTCTACTTTATGCAAAGCACATCCCAACAGGCTCGCAGGTCTCAGgatgatttcccccccccccccccccgtgtacGTACCTCTGTTCGCGCAGCGTGGCCTGTATCTCGCACACCCGGACCAGGGAGCGCAGGTTCTTGAGCTCCGTGCAGTTCTCCGACATGCAGATGCTGCCCATGGTGTGGGCCTCTTCCCGCAGCCGGGACGCCTTTCAAACGGGAAAAACAGGCGGTCACGGCCAGAACCAGGCAGCACGCGAGACCGAAAACCGATCTCAAATAAACCCAGAAAGACTGCCACATTTTCCAGCGCCGTTTTGTCCCAAAGTGTCAGCTTACCTGCTTCTCGGCGTGGTCGGCGGGCCAGCCCTGGACATGCTTGATCAGGTTCTCGTTGAAGTGGGCGGCGAGCGTGGGGGTGAAGGAGCTGGAGGGCCGTGATCCTGCCCCACTGTGGGGGGCCGAGGAGGAGTTGGATGAGTGGTTGCTGCTgctatggtggtggtggtggtggttgctgctgctgctgctgctgctatggtgatggttgttgctgctgctgctgctactgctgctgttgGTAGCGACGTGGTTAGGGCCCGGGGAGGGACTCCTCTGACTGCTGCAggtccaaggagcaggtagaaaGTGTTAGGGGGTTTTATTTTTCTGGCCAGCCCAGTTGTTTGAATTGAGCAGTTGTGTACAAACAATAATCCCGAGGATGAGAACACACTTCATCCAACAGGGCACTGGGAATCTTGTTAGTATAATCTGGCCCAACAATGGCTTTTGACTTCAGGGCAGGACAACTGGTTTGGTAGAGGTTGCAGCAGGTGAACCCAGGTGTCTGCTGGGGAGATCACATCCAAAGCGTGTAAGATGTCTACCAGTCCCATCACGGCACTAAAATAGTGCGTCTATATACGACCGTTGAAGCAGGGGAGCATTAGGTGGCAATTCATTGCTGCACACAAACTACTCATTAATCACAACAATACCTTTCAGTAACAAAAACACTTGCAAACCACCAGATTAATGGAACACTCTCATGTCCACTGATACTCGTTTGGTGCTATCGGGCTTCAGATTACAGTGCAGATTTCGTGCCTGAGCCATCCAACACTCATGCAGAGAAGACCATTTTATTCTCACAATATAGAGGTCAAAGATTCAAAGCAACTAAATCTGAGCCTAACCCTGTAAACTATTCATAGGTgtctggataaaaaaaaaaagaagcaggcATTAGAACAAGCTTCATCCAGGACATGAATACAATGGAGGTATATCATTTAGAGTGTCTGCATGTTTTGACAAGTTCAATTTGAGACTtcaagacctttttaataccttGCCAGGAGGGGAACCTGTCCCAGCCATCACAGCAGAATTAAATtccattgaaaaaaagaagatgGTATCGtataaacaaaacatttaagTCTAAGTGCTTAGTCTCTGATGCACTGCACCAATGCCTCAGCTGTAAACGCTGCAACAACAGACAATTATGAATGTTCTCATTTTCCCCAGCAGATGGCACCACAACACTGCATTGTGGGCAATGTACAAGCCATCATATACTCTCATGGAGTACCTTTGCAGCAATTCCCTTTGAACGGCATTTACATCAAAAACCTAATCATGCACTTGTGTTGGAGAGCTCATGTAGTAGCCAAGACAGATTATGCAGTGTTCTCCGCCATGAATGAATGTACACTCTGAGCCTACGGTGGGTGTGACTTGAGAACAGGTAATAAGGTGGCATATtagtctggctattgccagaccaagctcattCGTAGAGCTGGTCGTAGGTTGGTCTGGGAAAGCTGCCGTCATTTTCTTCaacacaagaggcgtgatcaacgggcctattTCAACTGACTcagtacgcgattggctgcttgccgtcgcttccctgtgcGCCAAGGGCAAAAgtcagcttggtgattggctcccgcaaaaacgcatcagaagcagaaataaatgtattgctcttctccagacccttgtgcagggcgaactcaaatcgccggcagaatgggcggggccaCCCAGTCTAGCGGCAAGTGGGTCAGGCTCACCCTTGGCGTTGGAGGGAGCGCGGGGAGGCTGCGGTGGGGTCGTGCCCGTGCTGCTTGTCGCTGGGGAGGGGCTGCGAGGGCTGGGGAAGAGACGCCTGCTTCACAGAGGGCGTGCTCACCTGCAACACAGGTCAGCGGTCAGTGATCGCAACCCCTGGTGGAAATCGCATCTGACCCGTTCTTTGCATTTATCACAGTGGCAGACCACCACGACCAGGCGGACCATACGCTgatgatattccacgtctaaatGACTAAACACAGCATAGCAGGTCAACTTGATGTCAAACAATGACGGGGTTTCAGGCTTtataacacataaaaaaaatgagGTTCAAAATATAAGTGCCGTTACGTCAGCAGTGGTAGCGCATCTCATGGCATCCATCAACGTAACGAGACACAGACTgatggacaggcagacagacacagacagacaggcaggccctAATCAAGTTAGCGCCCTGGACGTTCTGGCTGTGAGGCAACGTAGCTCATCATCCACTGAGGCCAAAGCAGAAAGACGAGAACGGGTTTTCCCTACTTTTGGTTGCGAGATGGCGGGCGGCGTGCCGAGGATGGGCTTGTGGGTGCCAGCGTTGCTCTGTGGCGTGCTGATCCGGGGGGACACGTAGGACCTGGGCGAGGAGGCGTCCGAGGTCAGCGACATGGGCGAATGATTCGACTGCTGCGCTGCTGAGCGGCCGACCGCACGATGAAGGGAAGAAAAGACAAGGTGTAAGTGTTTCATTACAATCACCTGATGGCgtgacatttttaattttagACTTCTTATGATGGGGGgatttgaatgtttttatttattaatcagATATcacttgttttgttttaaaacatCATGGGTGCCTACTGCACCCCCCTCAAGGAGGTTAAATCGTCATTGGAGAAATACTGTGGGAAAACTAATGACAGCAAAATAGTGTTATGCTATAGGGGAATACAAAACTATAATGAGGTAGGTGGAATTAGCTCATGAATGGCTTTAGATTAAACTTCAATCATAAAAGAGAGAAGGTAAAACACATGATATAATGGAAAGCGTAGACCAGAAGCAACAGCATTATGAAACTCTGGATTTGTGTTAACATTACAAAGAAATGTGGAACATATAGTGTGCTTGCATGCCATTTCTTGTAATGAAATATTATGGTACCATTATATGAGAACATTTGTTGCCATGTACCAGAGCCCTACTTGAATCATtgatcacaaaaacaacaaccgtGCTCACGCACATCGGCGGTGACCACGCCAGCAACGAGCACATCAGCGTCGCACCGGTCAACATCAGCAAGGAGCATGTGTTGTGCACATCAACATAGTCaacctcaaccacacacacagctcatcaCTGATGCTAGAAACACTGGGCTTGTTAGTTTGCATCTAATGCAGTGCATCAAAGAGCATGGGTTTGGTTTGATGTTGGGTTTGAGGCCTCACCTTGGCTGGAGAGCTGAGCAGCTTGTGAGAGGAGAGTAGTGATGTTGAACGCAGAGGGGCCTGCGGTGAGGATCTTGTGGAGCATTGACTGTAAAGATGCTTGAGTGACCGCAGCGGTGAGAACTGCAgcggaggagacaaggagatgaGGGAAAAAAATGAGTTTTTTGGTTACACCATCAAAGGGAAATGTTAACCTCTGTATGCACAACTGAAATAAATACTAATTCTTATGGTTGATCAGGGAGATAATTCACACTATGAGTTTTTTACAGCATAGAAGAATGACAAACATTTGGTGCAGAACATTAAAAAAAGTAATCAAATACACAAAACACGGACAAGCTTGTTAATTGTTAACCATGGGGAAAAATAAATTTAACGTCGCAAGAAAACTGTAGGCAGCCTTTAGCATACCCAACTGTTTTAAATAAAGCTGGGCCAAAGATTTTGAACAATGTCTTGCTACCTTGCTTCGTATGATATGAGCAACAGGAGGCATTTCCATTAATGTTTAGTATTAGACTTTCGACACGCCATAATCAATCCTTACAAACAGTGTCAGTCTATCCACCAGAGCCTCAAAATGATTAGGGAAACATTGGGAAGTTGATTCCATCAATTGCATATCAAGATCCCATACAATACTTTCATCAACCCTGTGTTCCAGGCAGACCATCAGCCTCACATTCTCTTTTACCTCCTCCTCCGATCCAGGTGGTAGGGAATACATCTAGGAGTACGTCGTCAACTGACCAATTCTCTAAAACGCGAACATGTTGGTGCAGTGGCATAAGTTCCTCTAAGCCCTGTAGTAGGTTAACTTAATACTACTTTGCTCTTTGGTTCTCCATTTGCTGAGTAAGGTAGAAGTCGAGGTAATGCCAGTTGCCCCGGGCTTTTGACCCAATTCATCAGAAAACTACAAGGCAGACCATGAACCTCACTGCATGGAGCATGAAACAGCAATGCAAAAAGATAAAAAGCTAATCTCTGACCAATTGTTAATACTACTAGAGAATCCATTTCAAATACTGCTGAGGAAGCAATTCCTCCTGAGCGTTTGGAATGTAATTTAAGGTCTCCTAACAAGTAGCAACGTGGCTAAGTTTCTACCAGACGACAAAACGGAATTGATAGGCAAATCCGAAGGAGAGGGATtgacatccctccctctcctcccaagAAACAACCCGTCTTCCGTGGATGGACCTTAAAGCGCGGTCTGACACTCAGGACCACTGCGCAATGTCTCCACCGTCCCCCTTTAAACCATGGTTTGGTCCACATCAAAGCAGAGCTCAGGGGTCCGtcgacacacacgcccacagacACCCATCGCTACCGGTGATCTGCAAGCACAGTCACATTTCCACTCTGTATATCTCATGCACCTTGACACAGCTGCTTCCAAGTCATGAGATTGGCATTAGTTAAGACACAAACAGAGCGACACAACAAACAGGAGTCAGGGTTTGGCAGGGAGGACGACGAGCAGGAGATAATAATGGTCAGGAGAAAGGGACACTGCAGCAGTGGGTCTGGGCCAGACTCACGTCCCATCCAGCCCTCTCATCTGCCAGACGACTGTAATGACAGCCCCATCTGTCAGTCTAGTCACTCGTCCTCGCCTGACTTTATTGTTGCGTGGAGGGAGGCGGATTTAAGTGCAACACACAACTTAGGCTCCCTGACGTCACGAAAGCCGAAACAGTTACCACTTTGCATTTTCGCCAGTGACAAGAGGAAAAATACAAATTGTAGTCACTGTCGCAGTGGCAGACGATCAACTAACTTGCAGACCAGCAGAACGACAGTTAAAAaaggtgtcagtgtgtgtatttgttcaaTCTGTCTGAAGTCTTCTAGAATTACTCCAGACCCTCAAAAATATTTGGTTGCATTATGATACTCTTGTGTTGCCTTTGAGACTTATTAACAAATGCATCATGGTTATTAGACCATAGCTGCACAGGTTTTGCATCGACTGAAGTTACACAGGTCTAGCTGAAGTACCTTATACAAGTACTTTGATTGTCAGTGTGTTCAAGGGGCTCAGCCAAACGAGTTGAACTCGACCcacatgcccccctccccctgaatTGACTGCTGCCTGCAATTAGTCAACAATACCACGTGAATGACTGAGTCTCCCTTCAGCATGCTGTGAGTCAATAAACAAACTATCCACAAATCGTGGGACTGCATGTGCGGTGTGACTGCCAGCCGATGTTAAAATATTGGGGCCTTTGGCCTAGAGTGACCGAGGAACAATTGAAGGAATGAGCAAATGTGATCCAAGACATCTATGAGAAACAGAACTACATATCAAGTGCAGGGCTTCCAGTAGATTGAGAACAGCCATCAGTGGCTGAAGGAAAGACAACAGAAGACTGCGTCAGGTCATGGAGAACATCCTGACACCGGCCCACTATTTAAGTCCAGACACATCCTGGCTTCAGCAGCCTATGATTGTCTGTGGGAAAAGGCTGCCAAACTGCTCCTGTGAGCAATGTTGTGCTCGTGGGCAAAAGCAAACTCAACGTAAGAGGGGCTCAGGAGCAGGAAGACGAAGAcccaacacatacacagccaATTTCAACAATTAATTTGCAAGCTACCAACGAAACTCAGCTAATGGTATCGCACTAAAGCAATCCAGCAGCAGTCCTGAGCTGTGGTCAGGTGAACCGTTGAGAGTAAGCCTAGGTCATCCCATGCGTCCTTCCATCCATCGTCCATCAAACCGCAAGGCTGTGCCCCAACGCCCGCTCACCTTCGTTGATTTTGGCCATGTCCACGCTGGCGTTGTTGAGCTGCAGCGCCGTCTGAAGTGCGGGGAGGAGCTGGCGGAGCAGGCTGGGGTCCTGGAGCAgcgtggtggtgggggactGGAGCACCGGGGACACGGGCACCGTGGTGGCCGCCGAGGAGCCAGGGGGCccggacgacgacgacgaagaaGACGACGACGAGTTCAGGGCCCCGGACCCCGACGATGACTGGCCGGAGGGGGCCGTCGCGGGCTTCTCCGCATGGCTCGACTCTGCGAGAGGGGACACGACAGAGCAGGCTTGAGGACTGGGTCGCCGACAACCCGCTagtagggatggggatcattaatatttattgataccATTTGAGATACTACTTAACGATCGGTCTTTATCAATACCACtatcgatacttttctattaattggTGGAAATACGAAGCTTTTTCagtgatgaggaaaatatttaggaaatgaataattgcattttaaattaaatacgtaattcttaataaatattgacaTCAGTAGTTTTAGTTATATAAACTAAAATGATTAGAGCACTATACAACTGTATTAGTAatacagaaacatgagtaatacagtattactcatgtttctcaccaaaaaTCTAAATttactgtttgtttatgttacatttgaacgcatcatgatAACCAAACAAGTCGTTTTATTgagccaacctcaacacatAACGACGCAGCACATTtgaaactttatttactttttaagataactTTCTTGTATGCTGCTTATTACAACACCGATTTCACAATTGgcttactatttttaactgacgggactagcgacaaggtctgtgtgtgcgattacCGCTCATAGTTTGAGTGGATGATTAAGACGGGCCCGTCTGGTGCGACAGGAGAAGACAATCTTTTCAACTCGGAGACAGTCGAAGGTACTGCATTtggtctttatttgatgcacaatgctaatgtgcttGGCCATTGAGATTGTGTTCCCCCCTGTACAATAAATGATTTTCGCCCTTTTCGCCCGTTCAGCCATCCTCGCGAGCAAAGTTAACCAGTGCCAGTGAAGTGCCAGACTTCACTTGTTTTACTTGTAATACCCGTTTGCTTAAgattccattcaaaaacattggtggacacgctgcagtgattggattgatttgatttaaatgccgTGACGTGACTCAAGGGACACAACATTACaggacaaaaataata is a genomic window of Gadus chalcogrammus isolate NIFS_2021 chromosome 23, NIFS_Gcha_1.0, whole genome shotgun sequence containing:
- the waca gene encoding WW domain-containing adapter protein with coiled-coil isoform X1; the protein is MVMYAGKQPRLGDGCDRRDSQPYQTLKYPSKRHPGGDHRHEKMRDTADITPPCKMLRRSDSPENKHIDTTGHSRAKAVHTHRGRDRDGGTSFSPQENNHSSLHNSNHSNPSKTSDTPYEPGDDWSEHISSSGKKYYYNCRTEVSQWEKPKDWLEREQRQKEPTKTTVVNTFPKDRDYRREAMQASAATGFTGAKSSHAEKPATAPSGQSSSGSGALNSSSSSSSSSSGPPGSSAATTVPVSPVLQSPTTTLLQDPSLLRQLLPALQTALQLNNASVDMAKINEVLTAAVTQASLQSMLHKILTAGPSAFNITTLLSQAAQLSSQAAQQSNHSPMSLTSDASSPRSYVSPRISTPQSNAGTHKPILGTPPAISQPKVSTPSVKQASLPQPSQPLPSDKQHGHDPTAASPRSLQRQGSQRSPSPGPNHVATNSSSSSSSSNNHHHSSSSSSSNHHHHHHSSSNHSSNSSSAPHSGAGSRPSSSFTPTLAAHFNENLIKHVQGWPADHAEKQASRLREEAHTMGSICMSENCTELKNLRSLVRVCEIQATLREQRILFLRQQIKELEKLKNQNSFMV
- the waca gene encoding WW domain-containing adapter protein with coiled-coil isoform X2, with translation MVMYAGKQPRLGDGCDRRDSQPYQTLKYPSKRHPGGDHRHEKMRDTADITPPCKMLRRSDSPENKHIDTTGHSRAKAVHTHRGRDRDGGTSFSPQENNHSSLHNSNHSNPSKTSDTPYEPGDDWSEHISSSGKKYYYNCRTEVSQWEKPKDWLEREQRQKEPTKTTVVNTFPKDRDYRREAMQASAATGFTGAKSSHAEKPATAPSGQSSSGSGALNSSSSSSSSSSGPPGSSAATTVPVSPVLQSPTTTLLQDPSLLRQLLPALQTALQLNNASVDMAKINEVLTAAVTQASLQSMLHKILTAGPSAFNITTLLSQAAQLSSQAQQSNHSPMSLTSDASSPRSYVSPRISTPQSNAGTHKPILGTPPAISQPKVSTPSVKQASLPQPSQPLPSDKQHGHDPTAASPRSLQRQGSQRSPSPGPNHVATNSSSSSSSSNNHHHSSSSSSSNHHHHHHSSSNHSSNSSSAPHSGAGSRPSSSFTPTLAAHFNENLIKHVQGWPADHAEKQASRLREEAHTMGSICMSENCTELKNLRSLVRVCEIQATLREQRILFLRQQIKELEKLKNQNSFMV